The DNA window AACCGCCTGGACACCAAGGTGGAGCTTCTATCGGGCGGCCAGCGCCAATCGCTGTCGCTGATCATGGCAGTGGGCGGTTCGCCCGACGTACTGCTGCTCGACGAACACACCGCCGCCCTCGATCCGCGCACGGCCGACATCGTCATGCAGGCGACGGTGCGCACCGTCGAGGCGCTGAAGCTTACGACCCTAATGGTGACGCACAACATGCAGCACGCCGTCGATTTCGGTGACAGCATCATCATGCTCGATGCCGGCCGGGTGCATCTTGAAATTACCGGGGAAGGCAAGCGGCGCATCACCGTGCCCGAACTGATCGGTCACTTCGCCGTCAAGACCGACCGCATGCTGCTGGTGAGCTGATATCATGGATTTCATTCAAGAAACCGTTTCAAGTTTCGTCTCACTGATCCCGGTCACGCTGGCGCAGAGCTTCATCCTGAGCTTCGTCGTGCTGGGCATCATGATCCCTTTCCGCATGCTGAGCTTCCCGGACCTGACCAGCGAGGGCGCCTTTCCACTCGGCGGCTGCGTCTGCGGTATTCTGCTGGCGGCGGGCGTTGCGCCGCCACTCGCGATCGCCGCAGCTTTTGTCGTCGGTCTTGCCGCCGGCTGCTGCACGGCCTTCATTCACCTGCGCTTCCGCATCCATACGCTGCTCGCCGGTATTCTGATGTCGACCATGCTTTACAGCGTCAATCTTGGCATCATGGGCAAATCGAACCTCTCGGTCTTCGGCTCACCGACGGTGTTTGATTGGGTGCCGCTGACGCAGCCGGGCTTCCCGGCAAGCAAGATCGTCGTCGCCGGTGTGATTGCCCTGATCGTGCTCCTCGTCCTCAACCGCTATTTCAAGACGGAAAAGGGTACGGCCATGCGCGCCGTCGGCGCCAATCCAGAAATGGCCGAAGCGCAGGGCATCAATGTCTGGGCCGCGACGATCGGCGGTGTTGGCCTTGCCAGCGCCTTCTCTGCCTCCAGCGGCGCGCTGATGGTGCAATCGCAGGGCTTCGCCGACGTCAATATGGGCATCGGCATCCTGATCAACGGCCTGGCCGCACTGATGATCGGCGAGGCGTTCACCGGCAAGCAGACTGTGCTCAGGCAGCTGCTCGCGCCGTTCGTCGGCTCGATCATCTATTATCAGCTCGTCTCGCTCTGCCTCGCTGCCGGCATGCCGCCGCCGAACCTGAAGCTCGCTACCGGCCTGTTCGTCCTGCTGATGCTGGCGCTGCCAAGCATCAAGCGCAGCCGTGGCGGCGCGCCCGCCCGGGAAACCATCCGCGAATAAAGTGAGACCCGATACCATGAGCAGCCTTCCCGATCTCGCCGCTGTCGAGGCCATGGATGCGGCCGATCCGCTGCGTTCCTTCCGCAGCCGCTTCGCCTTGCCCGAGGGCGTCATCTATCTCGACGGCAATTCGCTCGGCGCAGCCTCGCACGACGTTTTTTCCGAATTGCAACAGGCGGCGACGGAGGAGTGGGGCAACGGCCTGATCCGTAGCTGGAACAGTGCCGGCTGGTTCCACCTGCCGCTCGCGCTCGGCGACCGCATCGGCCGGCTGATCGGCGCGGCACCGGGCCAGACGGTGGTCACCGACTCGACCTCGATCAACATCTACAAGGCCCTTCACGCCGCTCTTGCCATGCGGCCGGGCCGCAGCGTTATTGTCGCCGAAGGCGACAGCTTCCCGACCGATCTCTACATGGCCGAAGGCGTTGCCTCGACGCGACCGGGCGTTACCCTTCGCCTCGAAGGCAGGGATGCGGACAATATCGAGGATTTGATCGACGACCAAGTCGCCGTGGTGCTGGTGAACCACGTGAACTACAAAAGCGCCGAGCTGCGCGACATGACGGCGCTGACGCGCCAGATCCACGAGGCCGGCGCGCTGGTGATCTGGGATCTCTGCCACAGCGCCGGTGCATTGCCTGTCGATCTTGATGGCGCCAATGCCGATTTCGCCGTTGGCTGCACCTATAAATACTTGAACGGCGGCCCCGGCTCGCCGGCCTTCGTCTACGCCGCGCACCGCCACCACGACGCGATCACCCAACCGCTTAGCGGCTGGTGGGGTCATGCCCGGCCCTTCGCTTTCGAGCAGAGTTTTGCCGGCGGCGAGGGTATCAAGCGCTTCCTCTGCGGCACGCAGCCGATCCTGTCGCTCAGAGCACTGAAGGGCGTGCTCGGCGTCTGGGATGAGGTCGACATGAGCGCGTTGCGCAAGAAAAGCATTGCGCTTACCGATCTCTTCATCCAGTTGGTCGAGGAAAAATGCGGCCAATATGGCGTCGTCTTGGAAACCACGCGCGATAGCGAAAAGCGCGGCAGCCAGGTCTCCTTCACGCACAACAACAGTTATGAAGTGATGCAGGCCTTGATCGAGCGCGGCGTGATCGGCGATTTCCGCGCGCCCGCCACCCTGCGTTTCGGCTTCACGCCGCTTTATGTCGGCTACCGCGATGTCTGGCAGGCAGCCGAGGTGCTGGAGGATATTCTCAGCAGCGGATCATGGAAGGAAGCACGCTTTGCCGTACGGTCGACTGTGACGTGATATCGGATTCGTGCTCGTAAGGGATGGGGATCGGGCGATGAGCTATTTCAGGATTACCGACTGGGAAAGCGCCTATACCAGTGATGCCTATGTGGTCGGCGGTGACCGCTGGCCGGCAGCCTGGGTAGAGCCGGCACGGGCCTTTCGTGATAGCCTGGCCAAGACCGAGCGCGCCGAGCTCGATCTCGCCTACGGGCTCGGGGCGCGCAATCGTTTCGACCTTTTCCTGCCCGTCGAGAAACCGAGGGGACTGGTGGTCTTCATTCATGGCGGTTACTGGTTGGAGCTCGACAAGAGTTATTGGTCGCATCTTGCCGCCGGCCCCGTCGCCAACGGCTACGCTGTTGCCATCCCCTCCTATACGCTTTGCCCTGACATCCGCCTTGCTGGCATCGCCAAGGAAATTGCGGCTGCGATCGGCAAGGTCGCCGATATGGTCGATGGCTCTGTGATGCTGGTCGGACATTCGGCCGGCGGCCAGCTCGCGACCCGCATGGTCACGAAGACGTCGCCACTTGCCGCACCAGTCCAGGCCCGCATCCGGCATGTCGTTTCCATCTCCGGCGTTCACGACCTGCGCCCGATCATGAAGCGGGCCATGAACGACCACCTGCGCATCGATGCCGCCGAAGCCGCGGCTGAAAGCCCGGCGCTGTTGGAACCCGTTGAAAATATCCGCCTCACCTGCTGGGTCGGCGGCGCCGAACGGGCGGAATTCATCCGCCAGACTGCCCTGCTCGCCAATATCTGGACCGGCCTTGGCGCGGCAACCAACGCCGTCGTTGATCCGGACCAAAATCATTTCACGGTATTGGACGGCCTCACCGATGCCACCCATCCGCTGACACGGACCCTGCTTTCCGAATAGAGTGCCGCGAGATTTTCGACTCGCGACGCATGGCAGGCCTCTCGCAAGCGGCGGCATAACAACATGCTTGCCGAACGTCGTCAGTGCACGCATTCTTCCGATCGATCTTCCACACAATGCCGTTACGGCGTCATGCTGGCCTGCCGCCAGCTGCGCGACGGTTGGAACAAGCACAATGAAGGGGGAACAGCCGTGAGTGCATCGAAGGATAGCGACGAAACGAAACGCGACATCGGATTTTTGAGCGTGGGCGAGCTTGGCAGCCGTTACCGCGACGGTTCGCTGTCGCCTGTCGATGTCGTGACGGCAGCGTTGGAGCGCGTCGAAAGGCTCGAACCAAGTTTGAATGCGGTTGCTCATGTCATGCGTGAAGCGGCCTTGGAACAGGCGACGCGTGCTGCAGCCGACCTCTGGTCCGGACGTCACGTCGGGCCGCTGCACGGTATTCCCGTTGCCATCAAGGATTTGATTGACGTCCGGGGCGTACCGAGCGGTTTTGGCAGCCGCGTCCGTCCGCCCGTGGTGGCCGCTGACGATGCGGAGTTCGTAAAACGGCTGCGTCAGGCGGGCGCCATTATCCTCTGCAAGACCAATCTGCTCGAATATGCCTACGGCATCGCCCATCCGGATGTCGGCCAGACCAACAATCCGCACGATACAGGCCGGACGTCGGGTGGCTCCAGCGGCGGTTCTGCAGCCGTCGTCGCGGCCGGCATCGTTCCCTTGGCCGTCGGTACGGACACCGGAGGATCGATCCGTATCCCCGCCTCCTATTGCGGGATCGTTGGTTTGAAGCCGACCTTCGGGCTGATATCGGTCGACGGTGTTTTCCCCCTGTCGCAAACGCTCGATCATGCCGGGCCGCTTGCCCGCACCGTCACGGATGCGGCGATCCTCCTGGAATATCTCTCCGGAAAGCCGTTCCCTCTGTCGCAGTCATCGCTGGAAGGCGTCGGGATTGGCGTTCTTTCCTATCATGCCGACAGCCGGGAACTGACCGCGGCAGTGGCGGAAAACCTCATGCAGACGATCAAGACGCTGGAGGCACATGGCGCCATCGTCAAAACGATCGATATCCCGTTATTGGCCTTGGCGAACTCGGAACTGCGAAAAATCATCAAGCCGGAGGCGTCGCTCATCCATAAAGAACTCTATGCTGAAAATCCTGCAGGCTATGCGCCGAGAACCCGGTCGCAAGTCGAGGCCGGTTTCCATGTTAGCGCGGTAGATTACCTGCAAGCTCAGGATTTTCGCTTGCAGCTTCGCAACGCGGTCGAGGCTCAATTCGCCGATGTCGATGTGCTGCTAAGCCCCAGCGTTCCCTTTCCCGCCCCAACCGAAGATCCGGAATTCACCGAGGAGGGCGAGGAAGGCGAAATGCTGTCGAGCGGCTTTGCCAACATGACCGGGCACCCCTCGATGAGCCTTCCCTGCGGCATGGATGGACATCTGCCGCTCGGTCTGCAGCTTACCAGCGCATTCGGTGATGACGGCAAGCTGCTGCAAATCGCCCTCGGCGTCGAAGCGGCACTCGCCGCCTATAGGAGACCGGCCATCTAAAAGGCGTATCTGTTGTAGACCGATATAACGGATCAAAGGGCGCGGCCGACCAGCACCCCTTGCAACAGCATTCCATGGAACAAGCCCCGGTTCGAGCCTTTCGAATCCGAGGCTTGTCGTGCAGGGTTTATTTCTTGACCGGTGCATTCATGGCCCAAACAATCCCGAATGGATCGCGAAGCTGGCCCCAGCGATCGCCCCAGAACATCACCTCGAGCGGCATGACGACCTCGGCACCGGCATCGACAGCGCGCTTCCACCAGGCATCAATGTCGTCGACGAGCAATTGCAGGGTAAAAGCCTGCGGTTTTTCCAGCGCGTGACCATATTCAGGATAGGCGTCGCAGAGCATCAACGAACTGCCATTGACATAGAGATGGATATGCATCGTCCGGCCCTGCTCGTCAGCCGGATACATGAATACCTGTTCGGCGCCGAAGGCGCGCTTATAGAATTCGGCAGCCTTCACGGCGCCGTCTACTGTCAAATAAGGCACCAGGCCGCCAAGAACCGGCACTTTGGGCTGCTGTGATTGCGGTTGTTCTGCATCGGTCATGATTGTCTCCTCGGAGCGGACTTTTGAATTGTGCCCATAGGACGGGCTGCTCCAAGGACGATGGATGATGATGTTTTCCGACAGGCGGCGTCAGTTTTTTGCCGATTTTTTTGCCGACCTCTATCGGGAGCCGGCCGCGGTCGTCCAGCCCACCCGCCGTTGGCGCCTCGGCTTACGCATAGGGATCATGTTTGCCGGATGCACCTCGCTAAAAATCAGCGCCTCCGCATCCTTGCGCGGCATTGGCTTACCGAGGAGAAAACCCTGTACTTCGCTGTAGCCTTCGGCTCGCAATTTTCCCAGTTGCTCCTCCGTCTCGATACCTTCCGCCAGCGTTAAGGCGTTGAAACCCGAAGCGATGCCGACGACGGCGCGCACGATTGCGAGATTGCCGGGATCGGTCTCCATGCCGGCAACGAAACTGCGGTCGAGCTTGATCTTGTCGAAGGCAAAGGAGCGCAGATAGCTCAGCGACGAATAACCGGTGCCGAAATCGTCTATGGCGATGCGGATGCCGAGTTCCTTCAAGGCGCGAAGCAGGGGCAGGCTCTGCTCCACTTCAGAGAGCAGGATGGATTCGGTAATCTCAATCTCCAGCCGCTCGGGGCGTAGTCCGCTCTCATGCAATACGGAGACCACGGTGGCAAGCAGGCTCGCATGCCTGAATTGATAGACCGAGAGATTGATGGCGATTTTCAGGTGGTTCGGCCATTGCGAGGCGGTGCAGCAGGCCTCGCGGAGGACCCACTCGCCGATCTGTACGATCATGCCGGTTTCCTCGGCGACCGAAATGAACTCCAGCGGCGCGATCAGGCCACGCTCCGGATGCCGCCAACGGATCAACGCTTCAAAGCCAGACAGCTTATCATTGTCCAGCCGGACGATTGGCTGGTAATAGAGTTCGAACTCGTCGTTCTGCAGCGCTTCCCGCAGCTCGATGGTGAGTTGATGGCGCCGCTCGGCCTCAAGCCGCATCTCGGTCTGGTAAAAGCGATAGGTCGACCGGCCGCTCTCCTTCGCAGCATAAAGTGCCAGATCCGCGTCGCGCATCAAGACATCGGCGTCGGCCGCATGTTCCGGCGCCATCGCGATACCGATGCTGCAGCTCACATGTTCCCGAACCCCGTCGAGGTCAAAAGGTGCGGCGAGCGACAACAGCAACAGATCGGCCAGGCGCTGGGCCCGGCCGGCATCTGTCATCTTCAGAACCAGCGCAAACTCGTCGCCGCCGAGACGGGCAACAAGATCGCTTCTCTCCGAGAGCCGAAGAAGCCGTTGCGCGACCTGGCACAGAAGCGCGTCCCCGGCAGCATGTCCCTTGCTGTCGTTGATGTGTTTGAAATGATCGACATCGAGGTAAAGCAGCGCGATCGGCATATCCGGCGTTGCCGCGGCCACCTGCCGGACGATGCTTTCGGAAAAGAATGCACGGTTCGGAAGGCCTGTGAGAGAATCGTGCATGGCAAGATGTGCGAGCTTGGCCTCGACGCCACGTTCCTCCGTGACATCCTGGGAAATCCCGAGAAGATAACGCGGCGCCTGGCCTTTCGGCGCTGGCAGCACGCGCTTGGCCGTTCTCAGAATGCGCGAAACACCATCGAGGCCCTCGATCGTCTCCTCAAAACCTATGGTCGAGGCCGTCTCGAAGGCACGCTCATCCTGCCGGCGAAACACAGCCGTTTGCTCCGCGGAAAAAATCGCCCGGTCGCTCTTCCCGAGAACGTCTTTCGCCTGGCGTCCGATGATGGCGCCACAGGCCTCGTTGAAGAGGATATAACGGCCATCCTTCGCCATGTCCTTGACGAAGACGCCGACGGGCAAGTTGTCGACGATGCTATCGAGCAGCGACCGGGTGTCGGTAACCTGCCGCCGCGCAGCATTGACCTCCGTGCGGTCCTGGACGATCGCCAGGATCGCCGCTCCGCCGTCAAAACGAATTTCACGGCCGTAGGTCAGCACCTCGAATGTCTGACCATTGGCCTTCAAATGAGTCCAGCGCTGTGCCTTCTCCACATCCGAACGACGCTGAACGGCATTGGCCATACGCTCGCGCTCCTGCGGCGGGCGAATATCGAGAACCGTCATATCGGCGTAGTCGTCATCGCTATAGCCATACAGATCGCGTGCGGCGTCATTGACGATCAGAAATCGCAGCGTCTCGGGATCATAGACCCACATCGGCGAGGGGTGCGTCTTGAACAGCGACCGAAAATCATCGTTCGGGGCGTTGGGCCAAACGGAGTTCATGAGCGGATCGACCTGGCAAGTTTGCGTTGAAATGATAGCGGACTAAATAGTTATAGTAAAAAAAGTTAAATAAAATCAAAATAGTAGCTCGCCTAAACGTTAAGCAAAAGCCCAGAAAATATGCAACCGAACGCTTCATTTTATCGAAAGCCTACCTAGGAAATCCCACGTAAACAGAGACGTCTCCTTGAGCTGTCTCTCTGACAGCCGACGCCATCCACACGATAGTTTCACCGTTCACCCGGCGTCGGTCAGCATGCGCAACCATGTCAACAACTTGATATTTTCCTTAGACCCTAGACGGATGGCCTGCACCGGCTCGCCGGCCTATTCGCGCTGCGTCAATGTCCAGCCGAGTTCCTCGATCGCTTCTACGACCAGCTCACGCATCCACCGATGCGCGGAGTCCTGATCATGACGGGCATGCCATTAGAGCCCGGACATCCGGCACCGGGATGTCGAGCGGTGGAGGAAAGACACGTAGCTTTAGGCGGTGGCGCATCGCGGCGGCGAACTGCGACGGCACTGCCGCAATATGCTGCTCCGAGGCAACGGCAAGCGCCACGGCCTGGAAGTGT is part of the Rhizobium jaguaris genome and encodes:
- a CDS encoding ABC transporter permease, with product MDFIQETVSSFVSLIPVTLAQSFILSFVVLGIMIPFRMLSFPDLTSEGAFPLGGCVCGILLAAGVAPPLAIAAAFVVGLAAGCCTAFIHLRFRIHTLLAGILMSTMLYSVNLGIMGKSNLSVFGSPTVFDWVPLTQPGFPASKIVVAGVIALIVLLVLNRYFKTEKGTAMRAVGANPEMAEAQGINVWAATIGGVGLASAFSASSGALMVQSQGFADVNMGIGILINGLAALMIGEAFTGKQTVLRQLLAPFVGSIIYYQLVSLCLAAGMPPPNLKLATGLFVLLMLALPSIKRSRGGAPARETIRE
- the kynU gene encoding kynureninase, translating into MSSLPDLAAVEAMDAADPLRSFRSRFALPEGVIYLDGNSLGAASHDVFSELQQAATEEWGNGLIRSWNSAGWFHLPLALGDRIGRLIGAAPGQTVVTDSTSINIYKALHAALAMRPGRSVIVAEGDSFPTDLYMAEGVASTRPGVTLRLEGRDADNIEDLIDDQVAVVLVNHVNYKSAELRDMTALTRQIHEAGALVIWDLCHSAGALPVDLDGANADFAVGCTYKYLNGGPGSPAFVYAAHRHHDAITQPLSGWWGHARPFAFEQSFAGGEGIKRFLCGTQPILSLRALKGVLGVWDEVDMSALRKKSIALTDLFIQLVEEKCGQYGVVLETTRDSEKRGSQVSFTHNNSYEVMQALIERGVIGDFRAPATLRFGFTPLYVGYRDVWQAAEVLEDILSSGSWKEARFAVRSTVT
- a CDS encoding alpha/beta hydrolase; amino-acid sequence: MSYFRITDWESAYTSDAYVVGGDRWPAAWVEPARAFRDSLAKTERAELDLAYGLGARNRFDLFLPVEKPRGLVVFIHGGYWLELDKSYWSHLAAGPVANGYAVAIPSYTLCPDIRLAGIAKEIAAAIGKVADMVDGSVMLVGHSAGGQLATRMVTKTSPLAAPVQARIRHVVSISGVHDLRPIMKRAMNDHLRIDAAEAAAESPALLEPVENIRLTCWVGGAERAEFIRQTALLANIWTGLGAATNAVVDPDQNHFTVLDGLTDATHPLTRTLLSE
- a CDS encoding amidase yields the protein MSASKDSDETKRDIGFLSVGELGSRYRDGSLSPVDVVTAALERVERLEPSLNAVAHVMREAALEQATRAAADLWSGRHVGPLHGIPVAIKDLIDVRGVPSGFGSRVRPPVVAADDAEFVKRLRQAGAIILCKTNLLEYAYGIAHPDVGQTNNPHDTGRTSGGSSGGSAAVVAAGIVPLAVGTDTGGSIRIPASYCGIVGLKPTFGLISVDGVFPLSQTLDHAGPLARTVTDAAILLEYLSGKPFPLSQSSLEGVGIGVLSYHADSRELTAAVAENLMQTIKTLEAHGAIVKTIDIPLLALANSELRKIIKPEASLIHKELYAENPAGYAPRTRSQVEAGFHVSAVDYLQAQDFRLQLRNAVEAQFADVDVLLSPSVPFPAPTEDPEFTEEGEEGEMLSSGFANMTGHPSMSLPCGMDGHLPLGLQLTSAFGDDGKLLQIALGVEAALAAYRRPAI
- a CDS encoding VOC family protein gives rise to the protein MTDAEQPQSQQPKVPVLGGLVPYLTVDGAVKAAEFYKRAFGAEQVFMYPADEQGRTMHIHLYVNGSSLMLCDAYPEYGHALEKPQAFTLQLLVDDIDAWWKRAVDAGAEVVMPLEVMFWGDRWGQLRDPFGIVWAMNAPVKK
- a CDS encoding putative bifunctional diguanylate cyclase/phosphodiesterase, with product MNSVWPNAPNDDFRSLFKTHPSPMWVYDPETLRFLIVNDAARDLYGYSDDDYADMTVLDIRPPQERERMANAVQRRSDVEKAQRWTHLKANGQTFEVLTYGREIRFDGGAAILAIVQDRTEVNAARRQVTDTRSLLDSIVDNLPVGVFVKDMAKDGRYILFNEACGAIIGRQAKDVLGKSDRAIFSAEQTAVFRRQDERAFETASTIGFEETIEGLDGVSRILRTAKRVLPAPKGQAPRYLLGISQDVTEERGVEAKLAHLAMHDSLTGLPNRAFFSESIVRQVAAATPDMPIALLYLDVDHFKHINDSKGHAAGDALLCQVAQRLLRLSERSDLVARLGGDEFALVLKMTDAGRAQRLADLLLLSLAAPFDLDGVREHVSCSIGIAMAPEHAADADVLMRDADLALYAAKESGRSTYRFYQTEMRLEAERRHQLTIELREALQNDEFELYYQPIVRLDNDKLSGFEALIRWRHPERGLIAPLEFISVAEETGMIVQIGEWVLREACCTASQWPNHLKIAINLSVYQFRHASLLATVVSVLHESGLRPERLEIEITESILLSEVEQSLPLLRALKELGIRIAIDDFGTGYSSLSYLRSFAFDKIKLDRSFVAGMETDPGNLAIVRAVVGIASGFNALTLAEGIETEEQLGKLRAEGYSEVQGFLLGKPMPRKDAEALIFSEVHPANMIPMRKPRRQRRVGWTTAAGSR